One uncultured Tolumonas sp. DNA segment encodes these proteins:
- a CDS encoding glycoside hydrolase family 1 protein, with the protein MKYQFPENFWWGSASSGPQSEGATLRDGKSPTIWDQWFDESPNRFFNQVGPQETSTFYDNFRSDIQLMKQLNHNTFRTSIAWARLIPNGTGDVNPLAVKFYNEMLDELLANGIEPFINLFHFDMPMCMQEKGGWESREVVDAYADFAETCFRLFGGKVKFWFTFNEPIVPVEGGYLYDFHYPNVVDFRRAATVAYHTMLAHAKAVQRYRALQLEGQIGIVLNLTPSYPRSQHPADLQASKIADLFFNRSFLDPAVKGEYPAELVELLKQYDQLPHCEAGDAELLAQGKVDLLGVNYYQPRRVKARANAVNPGSPFMPEWFFDYYEMPGRKMNPHRGWEIYEKGIYDILTNLRDNYGNIPSYISENGMGVEGEEKFLVDGQIQDAYRIDFIRNHLQWLHRGISENCACKGYHLWTFIDNWSWSNAYKNRYGFVQLDLATQKRTVKKSGEWFADVSRNNGF; encoded by the coding sequence ATGAAATACCAATTTCCGGAAAATTTCTGGTGGGGCAGCGCCTCGTCCGGTCCACAATCTGAAGGTGCCACCCTGCGTGATGGCAAATCACCAACCATCTGGGATCAGTGGTTTGACGAATCGCCTAACCGTTTTTTTAATCAGGTCGGCCCGCAAGAAACCTCGACGTTTTACGACAATTTCCGCAGCGATATTCAGCTGATGAAACAACTGAATCACAACACTTTCCGCACCTCGATTGCCTGGGCGCGTTTAATTCCCAACGGCACGGGTGACGTAAATCCGCTGGCAGTCAAATTCTATAACGAGATGCTGGATGAGCTGCTCGCCAATGGCATTGAACCTTTTATCAATCTGTTCCATTTCGACATGCCGATGTGTATGCAGGAAAAAGGCGGTTGGGAAAGTCGCGAAGTGGTTGATGCTTACGCCGATTTTGCGGAAACCTGTTTCCGTCTGTTTGGCGGCAAAGTGAAATTCTGGTTCACCTTCAATGAGCCGATCGTGCCGGTGGAAGGTGGTTATCTGTATGACTTCCATTACCCGAACGTGGTCGATTTCCGCCGTGCCGCCACCGTGGCGTATCACACTATGCTGGCGCACGCGAAAGCCGTACAACGTTACCGCGCACTACAACTGGAAGGTCAGATCGGCATCGTGCTGAACCTGACGCCGTCGTATCCGCGCTCGCAACATCCGGCAGATTTACAGGCGTCGAAGATTGCCGATCTGTTCTTTAACCGCAGCTTTCTCGACCCGGCAGTGAAAGGCGAATATCCGGCGGAATTGGTGGAACTGCTCAAGCAATATGATCAGCTGCCGCACTGTGAAGCAGGTGATGCCGAACTGCTGGCACAAGGTAAAGTCGATTTGCTGGGGGTGAATTATTACCAGCCACGCCGCGTGAAAGCCCGCGCTAATGCGGTGAATCCCGGCAGCCCATTTATGCCGGAATGGTTCTTCGATTATTACGAAATGCCGGGCCGCAAGATGAACCCACACCGCGGTTGGGAGATCTACGAAAAAGGCATCTACGACATTCTGACCAACCTGCGCGATAACTACGGCAACATTCCTTCTTACATTTCGGAAAACGGTATGGGTGTCGAAGGGGAAGAAAAGTTCCTCGTTGATGGCCAGATCCAGGATGCCTACCGCATTGATTTTATCCGCAACCACCTGCAATGGTTACACCGCGGCATCAGCGAAAACTGTGCCTGTAAGGGCTATCACCTGTGGACTTTTATCGATAACTGGTCGTGGAGCAACGCCTACAAAAACCGCTACGGTTTTGTGCAACTCGATCTGGCAACGCAGAAACGCACGGTGAAAAAGAGTGGCGAATGGTTCGCCGATGTCTCCCGAAATAACGGTTTTTAA
- a CDS encoding PTS sugar transporter subunit IIC, giving the protein MSAYDKMVTMIEDTVTPLAAKLGQQKYITSIRDGFIAALPFMIVGSFMLVFIFPPFDPETKWGFARAWLDFAKTYQNQLLLPFQLSMGVMTLFISVGVAASLGRHYKLDPITTGLLSLMSFLLVAAPVKDGTISTQYFSGQGIFTALICAIYSTEVYAFLKRKNITIRLPEQVPTGVARSFEVLVPVLAIILTLHPLNLFIESETGMILPQAIMSLVKPLVSASDSLPAILISLFICQVLWFAGIHGALIVTGIMNPFWMANLAENQAALASGGELTHIYLQGFWDHYLLIGGVGSTLPLAFLLLRSKAIHLRTIGKMGVVPGLFNINEPILFGAPIVMNPVFFLPFILVPMVNAVLAYVATSMGLVARVVSLTPWTSPAPLGASWAANWAFSPVIMCLVCMAMSAVMYYPFLKAYERTLLKQEEETAAEAHAGQPVTA; this is encoded by the coding sequence ATGAGTGCATATGACAAAATGGTGACGATGATTGAAGATACAGTCACGCCACTGGCCGCCAAACTGGGGCAACAGAAATACATCACGTCGATCCGTGATGGTTTTATCGCTGCACTGCCGTTTATGATTGTCGGTAGTTTCATGCTGGTATTTATTTTTCCGCCGTTTGATCCGGAAACCAAATGGGGCTTTGCGCGGGCGTGGCTCGATTTTGCCAAAACCTATCAAAACCAGCTGTTGTTGCCTTTCCAACTCAGTATGGGTGTGATGACGCTGTTCATTTCCGTGGGTGTTGCCGCCAGTTTAGGTCGTCACTATAAACTGGACCCTATCACCACCGGTTTGTTGTCACTGATGTCGTTCCTGTTAGTGGCGGCACCGGTTAAAGACGGCACCATTTCCACGCAGTATTTCTCGGGCCAAGGGATCTTTACCGCGCTGATCTGTGCGATCTATTCCACCGAGGTGTATGCGTTCCTGAAACGTAAAAACATCACCATCCGTCTGCCAGAACAAGTACCGACCGGTGTGGCTCGTTCATTTGAAGTACTGGTGCCAGTGCTGGCGATCATCCTGACGCTGCACCCGCTGAATCTGTTTATCGAAAGCGAAACCGGCATGATCCTGCCACAAGCCATCATGTCACTGGTGAAACCATTGGTATCCGCTTCTGACAGCTTGCCAGCCATTCTGATCTCTTTGTTTATCTGTCAGGTTTTGTGGTTTGCCGGTATTCACGGCGCACTGATCGTCACCGGCATCATGAACCCATTCTGGATGGCCAATCTGGCGGAAAACCAAGCAGCACTGGCTTCCGGTGGTGAATTAACCCATATCTATCTGCAAGGTTTCTGGGATCACTATCTGTTGATCGGTGGTGTTGGTTCAACCCTGCCACTGGCCTTCCTGCTGCTACGCAGTAAAGCTATTCACCTGCGTACCATTGGCAAAATGGGTGTGGTACCGGGTCTGTTTAACATCAACGAACCGATCCTGTTCGGTGCCCCTATTGTCATGAATCCGGTGTTCTTCCTGCCGTTCATTCTGGTGCCAATGGTGAATGCGGTGCTGGCTTATGTCGCCACCAGCATGGGTTTAGTGGCGCGCGTTGTGTCTCTGACACCGTGGACCAGCCCGGCCCCGTTGGGTGCATCCTGGGCTGCTAACTGGGCCTTTAGCCCGGTGATCATGTGTCTGGTATGTATGGCGATGTCTGCGGTGATGTATTACCCATTCCTGAAAGCGTACGAACGTACCCTGCTGAAACAGGAAGAAGAAACGGCCGCTGAAGCGCACGCTGGCCAACCTGTGACTGCATAA